Proteins co-encoded in one Prunus persica cultivar Lovell chromosome G6, Prunus_persica_NCBIv2, whole genome shotgun sequence genomic window:
- the LOC18772538 gene encoding uncharacterized protein LOC18772538 yields MAEMKDAHVVEIPVDEEHQQKLSSAMTIISAIQHHPLMEISESPGHLLLLKLWRREEDLFGRRIARKESRMDSIRREIFQLCCFFLIFHGFFMTILFTSSVNSEEHICKKWWIPSILSVSTSFVFVFLVQVNLCRYWKVWNQLQREKTDNRALTRCIQELRMKGASFDLSKEPQSGKRMKSSSVEIKWKPVTWCSQYLITICLVCFAGLVFPVSKFMLCGF; encoded by the coding sequence atGGCTGAGATGAAAGATGCCCACGTTGTGGAAATCCCAGTAGATGAAGAGCACCAGCAGAAACTCTCATCTGCCATGACCATCATTTCAGCTATCCAACACCACCCATTAATGGAAATCTCTGAGAGCCCCGGCCATCTCTTGCTTCTCAAGCTCTGGCGAAGAGAAGAAGACCTTTTTGGCCGGCGCATTGCCCGAAAAGAGTCCCGAATGGACTCCATCCGGCGCGAAATCTTTCAACTCTGCTGCTTCTTCTTAATCTTTCATGGGTTCTTCATGACCATCTTGTTCACATCTTCGGTTAATTCCGAAGAGCACATCTGTAAAAAATGGTGGATACCTAGCATTTTGTCGGTTTCGACCTcctttgtgtttgtgtttttggtgCAGGTGAATCTTTGCAGGTACTGGAAGGTATGGAACCAGTTGCAGAGGGAGAAGACTGACAACAGGGCACTCACTAGGTGCATTCAAGAGCTGAGGATGAAGGGGGCTAGCTTTGATTTGTCAAAGGAGCCACAGAGCGGGAAGAGGATGAAGAGCTCAAGTGTTGAGATCAAATGGAAGCCAGTGACTTGGTGCTCTCAGTATCTCATTACCATCTGCCTTGTTTGCTTTGCAGGTTTGGTGTTTCCGGTATCGAAATTCATGCTATGCGGCTTCTGA
- the LOC18775045 gene encoding THO complex subunit 3, with product MAEMEETTVPFKNLTSREYPGHKKKVHSVAWNCTGTKLASGSVDQTARVWHIEPHGHGKVKDIELKGHTDSVDQLCWDPKHADLIATASGDKTVRLWDARSGKCAQLAELSGENINITYKPDGTHIAVGNRDDELTILDVRKFKPIHKRKFNYEVNEIAWSTTSEIFFLTTGNGTVEVLAYPSLRPVDTLMAHTAGCYCIAIDPLGRYFAVGSADSLVSLWDISEMLCVRTFTKLESPVRTISFNNTGEYLASASEDLFIDISNVQTGRTVHQIPCRAAMNSVEWNPKSNLLAYAGDDKNKYQTDEGVFRIFGFKNSA from the exons ATGGCAGAGATGGAGGAAACCACAGTACCCTTTAAGAATCTCACTAGCAGAGAGTACCCAGGTCATAAGAAGAAG GTGCATTCTGTGGCTTGGAACTGCACGGGCACAAAGCTCGCATCGGGCTCTGTAGATCAAACCGCTAGGGTTTGGCATATTGAGCCCCACGGACAT GGTAAGGTTAAAGATATTGAATTGAAGGGGCATACTGATAGTGTGGATCAGCTGTGTTGGGACCCCAAGCATGCTGATTTGATTGCCACTGCCTCTGGAGACAAGACAGTTCGTCTATGGGATGCTCGTA GTGGAAAATGTGCGCAGCTAGCAGAACTTAGTGGCGAGAACATTAACATCACCTATAAACCTGATGGGACGCACATCGCCGTTGGTAATAGG GATGATGAACTAACAATTCTAGATGTTCGGAAATTTAAGCCCATTCACAAGCGAAAGTTCAATTATGAG gTTAATGAAATTGCTTGGAGCACAACAAGTGAAATTTTCTTCTTGACAACTGGAAATG GTACTGTTGAAGTACTAGCATACCCATCTCTTCGACCAGTTGACACTCTCATGGCTCATACAGCTGGGTGTTATTGCATTGCGATTGACCCACTTGGAAG GTATTTTGCTGTTGGAAGTGCCGATTCCTTGGTCAGCCTGTGGGATATCTCAGAGATGCTCTGTGTGAGAACATTTACAAAACTTGA ATCGCCTGTGAGGACAATAAGCTTCAACAACACTGGAGAGTATCTTGCTTCTGCCAGTGAAGACTTATTTATTGATATA TCCAATGTTCAAACTGGGAGGACAGTGCATCAAATCCCATGTAGGGCTGCCATGAACAGTGTTGAGTGGAATCCTAAATCCAATCTGCTTGCTTATGCTGGGGATGACAAGAACAAATACCAGACCGACGAAG GTGTTTTTAGGATATTTGGCTTCAAAAACTCAGCCTAA